AATTTCCAGCCAACTATTAAAGCACTAATGAGATAGTCTAAATTTGCTTAAGATAATAAAGTACCCATTGTTAGTGATGTGCAAAATCCTCTTCATACTCACCCTTAATTCTTTCAATTGGTGGATTGTAATATCCAAACTTCACGTGTGGAAACTCTTCATGAATCAATTCCATTAACTGCTTTATGCCCATCATCTCGAAGGATTCAGTTACACCTATATGTCCCAAGTACCAGTCCGGATCAATATTAAAATTGCGCCACTGAATCATGTCCAGATTGGTTTCTTTAATCAATGTACGTAATGCTTCATATTCGGCTTCTGAGTCAGTCATTCCGGGGAAAACAAAATAGTTGATGCTAGTCCATCCACCATAGCTTTTCACAACTTTAAGGCTTTCAACAATATCTTCGAATTCATAATTGTTTGGCAGATAATATTTGGTATAAATATGTTTCTGCGCTGAATTGAGACTCACACGAATACTATTCAAACCTACTTCGCACAAGGCTTTCACGGCATCAGGTTTAGAGCCATTGGTATTTATATTAATACTACCCTTATCGGTATGTTTACGTATTTCAATAATGGCTTTACGAATCACTTCCCACATTAAAAGCGGTTCACCTTCGCAACCTTGTCCAAAACTTACAATCGGGAAAGGGGCATTTAATAAATGCGGTACAGTAAATTCTACTATCTCTTCTGGAGTGGGTTTAAAAGTCAATCGGTCTTGAGTTGAAACGATGGTTTCTTCTTCTGGTTGAAATGAAATACAGCCTACACAATTGGCATTGCATGCAGGCGAAGCCGGTACCGGACACTCCCAGCGACCTAAAGCAAAATTTCGTGCTGCCGGGCAGTGATAAGTATTGCAACAGTTATCCATGAGGTGTTTTACCAAACGATTCTCAGGGTAATGCTTTAATAGTTCAACTGCGCCATTCGCTACCTTATCATCATTATATCCTGCACATTCCTGCCGAATATCTTGTTCTATTCTTACAGCAGGGACATAAAATTTTTCGTTGAGCCAACCGGCGGCTGTGTAACAAAATAAAGGTAATGTGGGCGCATTGTCTTCCGTTGTTTCATAAGCTGATAAAAACAAACCTGTATGCGCTGGGGGAATAAATGCTGCTACCGCCCAACCTTTTTCACAAAGTCGCATCTCTCCAGTTTTTACATCTATGCCAATACCCCGCCTACCCGGAAGTTCATATAGATTACCCCCTTCCGGTAGTTCTATCCAGTCTTCCTGTGGAATAGGAAAAGCATCCCAGCCCGCACGTCCCATCACATACAGCGTAGTATCTTCAAAAATATTCCCTTCTCCATCAGAATATAATAAATAAGGAGATTGATCTAAAGGCATAATTGATAAATATAAATAGCCTGCAAAGGTACAATTTTAAATTTATTCATTGGATTTATTAAGCAGAATATAACTCCGGATAGCAGGTAGTGGAATAGAATAATTATTTTACAAGGATGTCGTTAATGAAAAAATAAAACAAGTAAATGAGAATATATTAGAAAACTTATATCCAATAATATAGTAATTTCGCTTCTTATGAAACTGAACTATATCCCAAAATATCCGTCGGTTGACGATTTAAGAAAAAAAGCAAAAAAAAGAATTCCCAATTTTGCATTTGAATATTTAGATGGAGGCTGCAACGAAGATGTAAATATCAAAAAGAATACAGATGATATTCGTAAGGTAGAACTGGTTCCCAACTATCTTAAGCCTCGCAAAGAGGTAGATATGAAGACGGAGTTGTTTGGTCATGTATACGATGCGCCATTCGGCATCTCTCCTGTAGGATTGCAAGGACTGATGTGGCCGGGTGCTCCGGAGATTTTGGCAAAAGCGGCGAAAGCAGCAAATATACCTTTTGTACTTAGCACCGTTACAACTGCCAGTATTGAAACGACGATGGAGATTACCGAAGGGAAGGCTTGGTTTCAACTCTATCACCCTGCTAAAGAACCAGTAAGAGATAGTGTGCTAAACAGAGCGCAAGATGCGGGCTGCGAAGTATTGGTATTGCTTTGCGATGTACCTGTATTTGGTTGGCGCCCACGCGATATTCGTTTTGGATTAGCGATGCCGCCCCGTATGACTTTGAATAATATTATTCAAATAATGACACATCCTAACTGGGCTTTGAGCACTTTGTTTCATGGACAACCTGCCTTTGAAACGATGAAACAGTATATGCCCAAAAACCTTAACATGAAACAGTTGGGCAAGTTTATGAATGATACTTTTAATGGGGTATTGAACGAAGAGAAAATAAAACCCATCCGCGACATATGGAAAGGTAAGATTGTCCTCAAAGGCGTTTCTTCAAAAGCAGATATGGATATGTCTGTTAAGCTGGGATTAGATGGTGTTATCCTTTCGAACCATGGTGGAAGACAATTAGATGCGGCGCAGTCTTCTATAGCTACCTTAAAGGAATTTGCTCCTTTATATAAAGATAAAATTAAAATAATGATGGATAGTGGCTTGCGCGGCGGTCCGGATATTGCACGCACACTTGCTGAAGGTGCCGACTTTACATTTATGGGACGCGCTTTTATGTATGGTGCTGCTGCATTAGGTAAAAAAGGCGGAGACCATACCATCAATATATTAAAAACACAACTTTGGCAAGTAATGAATCAAATTGGTTGCGATAAAGTTGCTGACTTACCCCAATACTTGAAAAAATAAT
The Arachidicoccus soli DNA segment above includes these coding regions:
- a CDS encoding radical SAM protein, coding for MPLDQSPYLLYSDGEGNIFEDTTLYVMGRAGWDAFPIPQEDWIELPEGGNLYELPGRRGIGIDVKTGEMRLCEKGWAVAAFIPPAHTGLFLSAYETTEDNAPTLPLFCYTAAGWLNEKFYVPAVRIEQDIRQECAGYNDDKVANGAVELLKHYPENRLVKHLMDNCCNTYHCPAARNFALGRWECPVPASPACNANCVGCISFQPEEETIVSTQDRLTFKPTPEEIVEFTVPHLLNAPFPIVSFGQGCEGEPLLMWEVIRKAIIEIRKHTDKGSININTNGSKPDAVKALCEVGLNSIRVSLNSAQKHIYTKYYLPNNYEFEDIVESLKVVKSYGGWTSINYFVFPGMTDSEAEYEALRTLIKETNLDMIQWRNFNIDPDWYLGHIGVTESFEMMGIKQLMELIHEEFPHVKFGYYNPPIERIKGEYEEDFAHH
- a CDS encoding alpha-hydroxy acid oxidase, with protein sequence MKLNYIPKYPSVDDLRKKAKKRIPNFAFEYLDGGCNEDVNIKKNTDDIRKVELVPNYLKPRKEVDMKTELFGHVYDAPFGISPVGLQGLMWPGAPEILAKAAKAANIPFVLSTVTTASIETTMEITEGKAWFQLYHPAKEPVRDSVLNRAQDAGCEVLVLLCDVPVFGWRPRDIRFGLAMPPRMTLNNIIQIMTHPNWALSTLFHGQPAFETMKQYMPKNLNMKQLGKFMNDTFNGVLNEEKIKPIRDIWKGKIVLKGVSSKADMDMSVKLGLDGVILSNHGGRQLDAAQSSIATLKEFAPLYKDKIKIMMDSGLRGGPDIARTLAEGADFTFMGRAFMYGAAALGKKGGDHTINILKTQLWQVMNQIGCDKVADLPQYLKK